From the genome of Hyperolius riggenbachi isolate aHypRig1 chromosome 9, aHypRig1.pri, whole genome shotgun sequence, one region includes:
- the LOC137533520 gene encoding olfactory receptor 10A7-like has product MMKDTNYTVVKEFLLLGFANLHNFQSVLFCLVLLAFIICIFGNVTIISLIKMECTLHKPIYFFISIFATLELIFITVTIPKFLAILIQRKKAITFIGCCAQLYAFNALGETECFLLSSMVFDRYLAINNPLRYSAIMNHKLCSVLAVFPWLAGFFVSFFPTMSTAVMEFCGPNEIDHFFCDLAPLQNLACSDPYKSNLLTVIAALLSTVLPFITIIILYIHIIFTVLKIQSREGKMKAFSTCSSHLIVVCLFYGTVIAVYIRPNGSHYDKYLAIMYTVVTPLLNPFIYALRNREVKHALIKLLWQHLKLRK; this is encoded by the coding sequence ATGATGAAAGATACCAATTATACAGTGGTGAAAGAATTTCTTCTCTTGGGCTTTGCCAATTTACACAATTTTCAAAGTGTTCTCTTCTGTCTGGTTTTATTAGCTTTCATTATATGTATCTTTGGAAACGTTACCATCATAAGCTTGATTAAAATGGAGTGTACTCTTCATAAACCTATATACTTTTTTATTAGCATATTTGCAACTTTAGAGCTAATATTTATTACAGTAACAATTCCAAAATTTTTAGCTATCTTAATACAAAGAAAAAAGGCCATAACATTTATTGGGTGTTGTGCCCAACTGTATGCTTTCAATGCTTTGGGGGAGACTGAATGTTTTCTTCTTTCATCCATGGTCTTTGATCGATACTTGGCCATTAACAATCCATTGAGATATTCAGCAATTATGAACCATAAACTTTGCTCTGTGTTGGCTGTTTTTCCATGGCTGGCTGGTTTCTTTGTGTCTTTCTTTCCCACGATGTCTACAGCTGTCATGGAATTCTGTGGCCCAAATGAGATTGACCACTTCTTCTGTGATCTGGCTCCACTGCAGAACTTGGCATGTTCTGACCCTTATAAAAGCAATCTGCTTACAGTTATAGCTGCTCTTCTCTCAACTGTCttgccatttattacaattatcatATTATACATTCATATTATATTTACTGTATTGAAAATTCAAAGTAGAGAAGGTAAAATGAAAGCTTTCTCAACCTGCTCATCTCATCTTATTGTAGTTTGTCTGTTTTACGGTACAGTTATTGCTGTTTACATCAGACCTAATGGCAGTCATTATGATAAATATCTTGCAATCATGTACACTGTAGTTACTCCACTCCTAAATCCCTTTATTTATGCTTTGAGAAATCGAGAAGTAAAACATGCCTTAATAAAATTATTGTGGCAACATTTAAAATTAAGAAAATAG